In one Bacillus sp. PK3_68 genomic region, the following are encoded:
- a CDS encoding TIGR01777 family oxidoreductase produces the protein MKVVIAGGTGFVGRALIDELLKNGHQVVILTRSFENKRDTDNIRYVKWLDDRSKPEKELQDIDAFINLAGESLNSGRWTEKRKQQIISSRISSTKEMIRIMAALPQKPSVFINASAIGCYPVSLEETFTESSKTTTKGFLAKTVDIWESEAQHSEALGIRTVTARFGVILGKEEGALPRMALPYKLFTGGRIASGQQWMSWIHIKDVARALLFIMNQSDINGPVNLTAPSPEHLNTLGKTLAEVLQRPHWLFVPAFAIKMALGEMSTLILDGQRVLPKKLTAHSFTFQFPHIKQALTDIYT, from the coding sequence ATGAAGGTGGTTATTGCCGGCGGCACAGGATTTGTAGGAAGAGCACTAATCGATGAGCTTCTAAAAAATGGACATCAAGTCGTTATTTTAACACGGAGCTTCGAAAACAAACGAGATACAGACAACATTCGCTATGTCAAATGGCTGGACGACCGCTCCAAGCCAGAAAAAGAACTTCAAGATATCGATGCCTTTATTAATTTAGCAGGTGAATCGCTTAATAGCGGACGCTGGACGGAGAAGCGCAAGCAACAGATAATCAGCAGCCGTATCTCATCCACTAAAGAAATGATTAGAATTATGGCAGCACTTCCGCAAAAACCTAGCGTCTTTATCAACGCAAGCGCCATTGGTTGTTATCCAGTTTCTCTTGAAGAGACTTTTACAGAATCATCAAAGACGACAACTAAAGGCTTTCTCGCAAAGACGGTAGATATTTGGGAGTCGGAGGCACAACACTCTGAAGCACTTGGCATCCGGACTGTGACAGCACGCTTCGGTGTCATTCTCGGAAAGGAAGAAGGCGCACTTCCCCGCATGGCTTTACCTTATAAATTGTTTACAGGTGGACGAATTGCTTCAGGACAGCAGTGGATGTCCTGGATTCATATTAAGGATGTAGCAAGGGCCCTCCTTTTCATTATGAACCAGTCAGATATAAATGGTCCGGTTAACTTAACTGCCCCTTCGCCAGAACATCTAAATACACTTGGAAAAACGTTAGCCGAAGTTCTTCAGCGTCCTCACTGGTTATTTGTCCCGGCTTTTGCTATCAAAATGGCTCTCGGAGAAATGAGCACTTTGATTCTAGATGGCCAAAGAGTCCTTCCCAAAAAATTAACGGCTCACTCATTTACCTTTCAATTCCCACATATAAAACAAGCGTTGACAGACATTTATACATAG
- the recX gene encoding recombination regulator RecX, with translation MKVITKISLQQKLTDRYNIFINEEYAFSVDESVLIQYGLKKGMELTDEQIDGIIRRDAVRKGLNMAIQFLSIRMRAEKEVREFLIKKEVESESIEEIIHALYRMNYLDDAEFAKAYTNTQINASDKGPKVIERELKEKGIEGSLIEEALAKFEEGLQLEKSIKLAQKYRQKYRKESPIIQKQKIEQTLSRKGYEWGIIQEAVAGSEEEGNEEEHLEVLMYQAAKAHRRYNKFSGGEYRQKMKQALYRKGFSMSDIEQAIEKLQEE, from the coding sequence ATGAAGGTTATTACAAAAATCTCTCTTCAACAAAAGCTTACAGATCGGTATAACATTTTCATAAATGAGGAATACGCCTTTAGCGTTGATGAATCTGTACTCATTCAATATGGATTAAAAAAAGGAATGGAGCTGACCGATGAGCAGATAGACGGTATTATTCGGAGAGATGCAGTGCGTAAAGGCCTGAATATGGCTATTCAATTTTTGTCTATTCGAATGAGAGCCGAAAAAGAAGTAAGAGAGTTTTTAATAAAAAAAGAGGTCGAAAGTGAGTCCATAGAAGAGATTATCCATGCTCTTTACCGGATGAATTATCTAGATGATGCTGAATTTGCCAAGGCTTATACGAATACACAAATCAATGCATCAGATAAAGGACCGAAAGTCATTGAACGAGAGTTAAAGGAAAAAGGAATTGAGGGTTCTTTAATAGAAGAAGCACTCGCCAAATTTGAAGAGGGGCTTCAGCTTGAAAAATCAATCAAGCTTGCCCAAAAATATCGTCAGAAGTATAGAAAAGAATCTCCTATTATTCAAAAACAAAAAATAGAACAGACGTTAAGCAGAAAAGGATATGAATGGGGGATTATTCAAGAAGCGGTCGCAGGATCAGAAGAGGAAGGAAACGAAGAGGAGCACTTGGAAGTGCTTATGTATCAAGCGGCAAAGGCTCACCGCCGATATAATAAATTTTCAGGCGGTGAATATCGTCAGAAGATGAAGCAGGCGCTTTACCGAAAGGGTTTTTCTATGAGCGACATTGAGCAGGCTATCGAAAAGCTGCAGGAAGAATAG
- a CDS encoding SDR family oxidoreductase, giving the protein MVILKNCFITGSGSGLGKELALLYSQKSFHVHLAGRNIEKLAAVKREIEAAGGVATIYSLDVSQPESIEKIAASLQSSGCSIDILINNAGIGMFGPFSDTTVEMMETIFSVNVYAPILLTKAFLPLLTSSGMVINIISTAGLRGKKHEAIYCASKFALRGLTESLQKEYEGSGLRFVAAYMGGMNTPFWDHSNHVEHPSRFPLPKEIAKQIVHEAEEQLEVIIKT; this is encoded by the coding sequence ATGGTTATCTTGAAAAATTGTTTCATTACCGGGAGCGGATCAGGACTCGGAAAAGAATTAGCACTTCTTTATAGCCAAAAAAGTTTTCACGTTCATTTAGCAGGTCGCAATATCGAAAAGCTAGCAGCAGTCAAAAGAGAAATTGAAGCAGCTGGTGGCGTAGCAACGATTTATTCACTCGATGTAAGCCAACCGGAGTCCATTGAAAAGATAGCCGCCTCCCTTCAATCAAGCGGCTGCTCCATAGACATTTTAATTAATAATGCAGGGATTGGTATGTTTGGTCCCTTCTCTGATACTACAGTCGAAATGATGGAAACGATATTTTCTGTTAATGTCTATGCTCCGATTTTACTCACAAAAGCTTTTTTGCCGCTTTTAACAAGCAGTGGCATGGTTATTAATATTATATCCACAGCTGGCCTGCGCGGAAAAAAACACGAAGCCATCTATTGTGCGAGCAAGTTTGCCCTGCGCGGACTTACAGAAAGTCTTCAAAAAGAATATGAAGGCAGTGGACTGCGCTTCGTAGCCGCTTACATGGGTGGCATGAACACGCCCTTTTGGGATCATTCAAACCATGTGGAACATCCCTCTCGCTTTCCGCTCCCGAAAGAGATTGCTAAGCAAATCGTTCATGAAGCAGAAGAGCAGTTAGAGGTTATTATTAAAACATAA